Part of the Actinomycetes bacterium genome, GGGAAGTCGGCGGAGCCGGTGTTCGGCAACCCGATCGGGTGGAAGCCTGCTCCGAGGATCGGCGCCGTGAACCACTTGTCCATCGCGAAGACGAGATGTCGCAGCGTCTGGACGAAGGACCACTCGTCATCGACCGACTCGTGCAGCCTGTCTTCGGGCAGAGCTTGCGCCCTGGTGATCGTCTTCGCCCACTCGTCTTGGAGAGCAGCCCAGGCGGCGCGCATGCCCTCGGGGTCGACAGGACGGAGCATCGCGCGCAACGGGTACCACGGGTCGCGCTCGTTCACGTACGCCGTGACGTCGACGCCGTTGATGACCACCTT contains:
- a CDS encoding DinB family protein, with amino-acid sequence KVVINGVDVTAYVNERDPWYPLRAMLRPVDPEGMRAAWAALQDEWAKTITRAQALPEDRLHESVDDEWSFVQTLRHLVFAMDKWFTAPILGAGFHPIGLPNTGSADFPWPALDDNLTPSVSEALAVRADRATRLRGYLATVAATDFTRPVDVLENGPHPVQECIYTVFEEEFWHNRYARRDLAQLEAST